The Helianthus annuus cultivar XRQ/B chromosome 15, HanXRQr2.0-SUNRISE, whole genome shotgun sequence genomic sequence CCGATCTCTTCTTGCACTTTGTTTCTCGCATCTCCAAGAGGGTCAACTGCAGGTTTCTCTTGTGTTGTTCCAGCCGGCACAACTGCAGGCGGGACTACAGTTTCAGTTTTCGACTTTGCATCACTGCTGTTCGCACTAGCATTTTCCTGGCTTTTTGCTTGCGTGTCGACTTTCTTCGGCACTTGAGGAACTGATTGAACCGCAGATGGCCTAAATTGAGGAGCTTGTGGGACCGCACCTGCCCTTAGTGTCGTCTCCAGATTCTGAATCATAGGCACTGCAATACATAATAGTTTAATACTGATAACAATTATAAATGGCATCTTCGACCCATTAAGTTATGGATGGGTCGATTTGGGTTACGTCTGATCTCTAACAAGTCAAATAGGTATATAAAAAACTTTCATAAAAGAGATTGGACTGCGATAATCACCTAAATTGTATTTAAATGCATAcaactttctttgtttttttttttttttttttggaaaatagaCAAGTACTGAAATTATATAAATTTTGTATCACATTTGGAAAGGAAGAACCCAACCCatataaaaaaagagtaaaatgctattttcgtccctgaggttttggccagttttgtgactttcgtccaaacGTTTGTTTCAACCATTTTTCTCGTTTAAGTGAggggtatttccatcttttttgttaacttaaagggcaatttggtctttttcactttatgtacaagcatttcgcataatgtacaagtattcgaaagaccgaattgcccttttagttaacaaaaATAGATGAAAATTACCACAAACATAACAGaggaaaatggatggagttaacgagccagatgaaaatggcaagatttcaaaccttttggatctagatgcggaTAAACAAACCtatggacgaaagtcgcaaaactggccaaacctcagggacgaaaatggcattttactctaaaaaaattATGTGTTTTGAGCAAACCATCTGGCACCTATAGTAAAATCCCACATACGCTTTAACCGATGCATATGAACACAAGGGATCACAAGAAAGAAACTTACTTATGAGTGCACCCATTGGACTACTCATGACTTCATTAGGGAGATTGAGGATGTAATCAGGTATGGAGGTACCCACCAAAAACTGTGCAACTTCATTGCTAAAATTATTACAGTTGTGTGTCATTAAACTGTAGCTTTCTTGTGTGTAGCGCGGGCTTATTTCCTGTAAGTACATTTCAAACACATCTTTTGGGACATGGGTGACACCTAGATCAATCACTTGGAGTGGAGTTCCGTATGGTGCTGTTCCAGCTGGAACTTGTTGGATACCGCCCCCAAAATAGTACTCGGTACCATATACCACCACACCTGTGTGCCttcgttaaaaaaaaaacagattgtTAATAGGGGAACGGTTGTCAAATGGGCAAATTTACAAAATACAGAAAATAAACTAAATGAAAACTGACTGAACGGGTCAACCGCTCAAGCAGGTCAAACCAGTCAaaaattttagttttaaaacGCACAGGCCGATCGGAAAAATACCTAGGGCCCTTGAGGTGGCGCTTCATGTACATGTGGGTCAAAATTGGTCAAATATAGGGTCTGGGGGAGGTGGGCTGATATGTAAAGATGACTGAAAGGATGAAAAGATTACAAATGGTTTACATGATTAAAAAACTAATGCATAAAAGATATTAGAGAAATGCAGCTTTTGGTTGTACATAGAGCAACGCCTTGCGTACGTGAACACGACTCGGCTTTTAGGACTTAACGCCTTACGAGCGTCTCGTGCTTTTCAAAATCAAGGTCGAAATTCACCCAAAGGGAGCATAAAACTTCCTAACTCGTTTTATTTATACGAAAAAGATTATCTTTGTAATAATATAGTTAGTTAATCATATTTCAAACGTTGATCGATTATGCAACTTGCTCAACCCAGAAGAAAAAAGATCACGATTGTTACCATATGGCTTCAATAGCCTTGCCCAGGAAGGACATGGAGAGCTGTCGAGCAAGGCCTCCGCTTAAATCATACGCATGCAAAGTCACCTTGTAACCCTCCTGTTAATAGAATTTAAGTTGATTATTTAATATCCCAAATTGCAAATCCATACATAGACAGACAAAGGTGTGAATAATTCGGGAATGTAATAAGTTACTGAGAAATAAATAACAATTAAGTAAGCAGGTTAGGCAGTGTACCTCAGCCATCGTTCAAATTAATGTAAATGAAGTTGTGGACGCAACTAAAAGTCCGGTATGCGTAAGGTAAGGACTTCAATAAATTTATTTATAGTGAGCTCTGCTCAAACAAAGAGAATCCAGTAAGAACATATGGAGATATAATTATTAATAAACTAATCAGAATTAACATTGAAGAGAGGTACACAAGTACACATGGTATCAACAGAAAAAGAAGTCCTGGAATCAGACTTCCAGAAGTGAAGAGCATATGATATTAATAACGCAAATTAAAGATATAATTAGCAAACTTCAACACCATCGCTAAATGATATGGTAATATGCAAATTAGAACATAATGTCTTAACAGAGTTCGATTATTAGGCTATACGTTACTAAACCATTTCCAGTAATGACCCCTATGGCATCTAAAACACTCTATGAAGCCACTTTCAACATTCATGTGTCACTTCTTTCTCTCTTGCTCCCAAAGAAAGAACATCACTGGAATGTGATATTTTAGATTCGAGTACATGAAGACTCACAAATTCAGGCCTCATTCTTCATTAATGCACACCTAGTATAGATATTGTATTAGCATTAAAAAGCAATGCACTTTAACCCATTTCACTCAAAATCATCCATGTGAGTAAGTGACATCAATTGGAAATCTATGACAATTATGCAAGTAAGAATATAAGAACAGAAGTGAAAGTTGGTAGTGTTATTGCTGTATTCTTTCTTGGCCAACAAGTCATAGTTTGGATCATCAACATCCAATTTGCTAAGAAACTAAAAACAATCTTACAGACGAAGCCTCAACTATTTACACATAAAAACTAAATCAAATTCAATATTTCCACTAAACCTCTTAACTCCAATCAAAACATCATAAACGTCATCATACTGCTGCAGCTAGATCCCCAAATTTAACCATAACCTGACAATAAACCCTAAATAACTGAAACTACATATGCTAAAACTATCATAAAAAGTCACAAATCATTTACAATTGGATCACAGATCACATAGATCGATCAAAAATATAAGATCAAACAAACAATCAATTAGGTCAAAAAAACTTAGAAACTGTAAGATTCCAACTAGAAACCCTAAACAATTGCGAACATCAGTCATGGTGAAACTATACGTAAAACGTCATACATATCAGCAGCAATTGATGCACGAATCACGGAGATTTTATCAAATTGAGATCAAATATACAACAATTGATCGAATGTGTATAAGAAAATAATAATTGAAAAAACAGAGAGAAAGAGACATAATGTGGTGGTAGTTCATACCGGAGGAGATTCTGGAGTCAAAAAAGAGGAGCGTTAACCGATTCAAAAACCCTCATGATTATTGTTGATTTTATACAAGGATGTGGAGTAACTAACCGGTAGTTGGATTTATATAGAACATTctagataaatataaatttgccacgtttgtgtttttttttttttttaactgcaAATTTGGATCATGGACAGACGGACcaccactagagtatcatcgtaCCATCAGTGAAACCACCCGATcatacccaataaatatgggaaaacctcCTTGTGGAATCGAATCAGGACCTAATGGAAAATTGGTGGAAGTAAGTCATAGCTTGTGTTGTGTAAGTCGCTTTTAAGAGGTTATATTGGAAAACTGGTGGAAGTAAGATTCAAATatgaaacttttttttaaaaGGAATCCGATGATTATAACAAAAGGTGGAGCAGGTAGATGAGTATTTAGGAGTAGGTTAGTTTGTCAGCCAGAAAATAAGAGATTACCACGGAAATGTTAATTGAAGGTTCCCTTGTGAATTTGTGCTTGTGAGGAAAGATAAGAACATGAAAATAACCTACTACCTTGAACTAGCCAACAAAGTTTAGCTAAATTGATTGGGTCTGTTAAAATCATGATTAATATTTCTTTAAGGAACAACTGCTATGTAAGGTTGGTTGGTTTCTAAAAAATCAGTTATTACGCATGACCAATAAT encodes the following:
- the LOC110910460 gene encoding desumoylating isopeptidase 1 yields the protein MAEEGYKVTLHAYDLSGGLARQLSMSFLGKAIEAIWHTGVVVYGTEYYFGGGIQQVPAGTAPYGTPLQVIDLGVTHVPKDVFEMYLQEISPRYTQESYSLMTHNCNNFSNEVAQFLVGTSIPDYILNLPNEVMSSPMGALIMPMIQNLETTLRAGAVPQAPQFRPSAVQSVPQVPKKVDTQAKSQENASANSSDAKSKTETVVPPAVVPAGTTQEKPAVDPLGDARNKVQEEIGKEFAAIMASGTLRASEAAALATKKVMQKYGHMNAAQS